The genomic segment GTATCTGGATCGCTCGCGCAACACCGCGCGGAGAGCGACTCCACATCGACGCAGTCCATTCGGCGGCCGAACGCTTCGGTCGGACTCGCCCGCACGCGATCGACGGGCTCGTCTCGTTCCTGGCTACGAGCGCTGGAAGCCTCGTCGCGTGCGATGCCTGCTTCGGCCTGCCTCTTCCACTCGTCGAGCAGCCGTGGAAAGAATGGATCCACACCTATCCCTCCCGGTTCCCGACGGCGGAAACGCTCCGGGCAGCTGGTCGCACGGCCGACGGGCATGAACGCCGTCGCCTTACCGACCGAGTGGCAGGTGCACCGTTCGCTCCGACTAACCTCCGATTGTATCGACAGACCGATTTGTGGCTCCGTTGCATCCTCGGTGAACTCGTCCGGCGAGAGGTGGCCACGATCGCACCGTTCCAGGAACCTGAGCCACCCAAGCCACATCTGATCGAAGTCTGTCCTGCAGTATCGTTACGGACCTGGGGCTTGCCGTACCGCGGCTACAAGGGGAGGGAGCTCGTGCAGCGAGCGATGCGCTCTCGGATCGCTCGGGCCCTCCTCGAGTTCGGCATCGACTGCTCACCCGATGTGCTCGCACGCCTCGTCGAGCAGCCGGGTGGTGATGCGCTCGACGCGGTCCTCGCAGTCGTCACCGCTTGGCTCGTCTCGCGAGACGGATCACTTCAGGTTGTCTTGCCACCCGAAGCCTACCGTGAAGGCTGGATCTTCACCGGTCATCGACCGCCTCCTGCTGCAAGCTCGCGATAGACAGCAAGCAGTTTCTCGCCGACCCGTGGCCAAGCGTATTCCCTCTCCACGAGTTCCCGCGCTGCACGCGCGAGCGACCACCGCTGCTCTCGGTCAGCCAGCAGCTGGATCACTGCTTCAGCGAACGAGACCGGATCGTCAGCGAGAAGAAGGTGTATCCCGTGCTCCACGGCCAAGCCTTCGGCACCGATCCGCGTGGAGACCACCGGTCGTCCCGCGGCGAAAGCTTCCAGGATCTTGAGGCGAGTTCCGCTTCCCGAACGCAAGGGGACGACGACGACGGTCGCGCGAGCGAGCCAGGGTTGCACGTCCGGTACCGTGCCAACCACATCGACGCCAGGCACATCAGCCAAACTGCACACCGATGCAGGCGGATCCATCCCCACCAGACTGCACCGTGCAGCGGGTCGAGCCGCACGGATTCGTGGCCAGATCTCGCGCACGAACCAGTGCACTGCGTCCACGTTCGGAAAATACCGGTAGGTTCCGACGAACACCACGTGATCGGGCTCAGCCGAATCGACGTCCGGGAATGGAAAGCGATCGACATCGACTCCGTTGGGAACGACCACTACTGGCCGCTGCGACGTGCGAGCGATTTCCTCAGCATCCACCTGCGAGGTGGCCAAGCAGAAAGTAGCATGCCGCCAAGCAGTTTCCTCGTCTCGCCGCAAGCGACGCGCCTCCCAGCGCAACCAGGTACGTCGCCACGGGGACACGTGCGCCGCTGTCCGCAGCAGGACTCGATACTCGACGTTGTGCGCATCGAGCACGAGGGGGAGCTGCTCGGCAATCGGCAAGAGCCCGAGCACGCTGTACTCCACCTGGACGACATCGTACACTGCCAAGTCTTCAGGCTGCACCGCGCGCTGCAGCGCCCTCGTGAAGGTCCAGTACTGTGCGGACTGACGGGTGAAGAGCGAACGCACCTGCAGCCACCGCTTCGACCATGACGGTGGTTCGCCCGGAACCCAACCAGCTCTCACGACCTTGACCGTCACAGGAGCCAACGCCTCGCAGGCGCGGCCGATCGCAGTCCCCCGTGGTGCGGCTGCGACCAGCGTTACCTCATGTTCCCTCGCCAGCGCCCGGACAAGATAGGCGATACGCAGTGCACCCCCAGTGTACGGCGGAATAGGCAAGAGCGGGGAAATGACGAGAATGCGCATCACAGTCCTTTCGGAACTCCCATCGGATAAAACAGAAGATGCTGACCCTGAGTAGGCAGGAACTGCTCACTGGTCGAACGGTGCCATCGGCCAGTACCCTTCCAGGAATGAGCACCGCGGCCCCTCGAGGAGGTCACGATGTCAACACCCATTCCGTCAGGCAGCGGGCTACTCCGGCAGGCGCTCGCCCAACTGTACCCGCGTGGAGAAGTCTCGCTGAGCGTCGCCACGCCAGTACCAGCGCTCCAACAGCGAGCTTGGACGATTACCGTCCAGCGAAAGATCTCCGGCACCGTTCGTGAGCACCACTTTCTCGCTTTGCTGCTCTCCTCCTCGAACGGCGTCGACCCAGCGTCAGCGTATGACCGGGCAGCACAGTGCGGCTTGCCCACCCCAACCATTCTCGCGCGTGCGGACGATGCGGAGCATGTTCTGCTCCTCTGTGCACCGCCTCCCGGCGTGACGATCGAGTACATTCTGCGCCACGCGACTGCCCCCTGGAAGGTGAGCGCCGCAGCAGTCAGTGTGGCCCGTTTTCTCGTGGAACTGCACCAATGTTCTCCCGATGCGCTGGGTTTGGCTTCCTCGATGCCGGACGCGACGGAACACCGGCTCGGACAGCTCCGTGTCGATGCAGCGGACTACCCCGCACCGATACGGTCGATACTCGACCGGATGCTCGATTGGATCGACCGGCAGCTCGTGCGTGATGCACCGCTCGCACCGACCCTCAACCCAGTTCGTCTCGCTGCACTTTTCACGACAGGCGGCGACATCGACTGTGTGCTCGGTTGGGAGCATCTTGCCCTGCGCTCCCCGGCTGACGACATCGCCGACCTGGTGTCGGGAATGCAGCACTTCGATCAGGCTGTCCGCGAACAGTTCGTTTCGGTGGTGACAGCAGCGTATGTGCAGCGGTCCACTGCGCCGCTGCAGGATACTCCAGCGCGAGTGCTTCTCGCCCATCTCGAGCGGATGGTGATCGTCACCTCGGCGCGCGCCTCGCGCGCCGCGGAAACCACGTCGATGCCGAACGAAGGAATGACCGTTGCGCTGCAGCGAGCATTCCGTGCAGCGCAAAACGGCCTTACCGCCTTGGCTCGTCACGACTTCACACCGTGACGGGCTCCTCGATGGCATCGCGGACGGAACGTATGCGCCGTACGACGTCGGCGAGCGTCGTCGGGTCGATCGACTGCCGACCGTCCACCAGTGCTGCCTCCGGCTCGATATGGACTTCGACGATCAGTCCATGGGCTCCCGCCGCGATCGCTGCGAGCGACATGGCTGGCACCAGTTCGCGCAAACCGGTGCCGTGGCTCGGATCGACGATCACCGGCAGGTGACTGAGCTGGCGCACGAGCGGCACAGCGTTGAGGTCCAGCATGAAACGAGTCGCCGGATCGAAACCGCGCACGCCCCGCTCGCACAACACCACCTGGTCGTTGCCACCAGCCAGTAAGTACTCGGCAGCCAGGAGCCATTCCTCGACGGTCGCAGCGAAGCCGCGCTTGAGCAGCACCGGCTTTCCCGTCGCCGCTACTTTGCGCAGCAAGGCGAAATTCATCATGTTCCGACTGCCGATCTGCAACACGTCGGCATACTGTGCCACGAGCTCGACGTGCTCGGTATCGAGCACCTCGGTCACGATCGGTAAGCCGGTACGTTCGCGCGCCTCGGCCAGGAGTTCCAGGCCGCGTTCACCGAGCCCCTGAAAACTGTACGGGGAGGTGCGCGGCTTGAACGCACCTCCCCGGAGAAGCGTCGCCCCGGCTTCGCGTACCGCCTCGGCCGTGCGGATGAGCTGCTCCCGCGACTCGACCGTGCAGGGGCCTGCGATGACGACCGGGTCTCGTCCCCCGATGCGGACTGAACCCACCTGCACGACCGTTCCCTCCGGCCGCACAGCGCGCGCAGCGAGCCGATACGCTTTCCCGCTCGCCACAACCGCCTCGACGATCGGCAAGCGAGCGAGATCGTCGGCGAACGCCTCCGGGAGCCCGCGGCCGTTGATCCCGATCACCGGCACCCCACCATCCGTCAGCACCGTGACCTCGAGCCCGTAGTCCCGGAGCACCGTGACCAGCCTCTGCCGCTCATGGGGATCCGCATCGGAGCGAAGCCGGAGAATCATCGCCATTGCCTCCCTTCCCGTGTTCCCATTGACCTTCCCACAAAACGAAGCGAGCAGAGGCTCGTACCCCTGCTCGCCGGCGTCACTGGCTTGTCGGGCTACGGGTTCAGCGCTTCAGCACCCAGCGCCCCGCCAGCAACGCCGGCGGGCTAAAGTAGTACGCAAACCAGACCTGGTGCTGAAGCAGACAACTACCCATAGCAATTGCCACTATAAGCAGCTTCACTGTGCTTGTCAAGAGTCAAGAAGCGCGTGACTTTGTCCTCTCGATCCGACTGAAGACGAGGCGCCGAGACGCACCTACGCGCCCGCTACCAGCAACCACATACCACCTACTGAACTTCCTACCAACCGTACAGTGCAACTCAATCGAAGACGAGTACACCGCGGATCAAACGTCCCTCTTCGAGATCGATGAATGCCTGATTGATCTCATCCAGCCGGTAGCGCTTCGTCACGAGTTCGTCCAGCTTGAGCTTGCCCTCCCGGTACAAACCGAGGAGCTTGGGAATGTCCACACGCGGCACATTATGTCCGAAGATGGTGCCAACGAT from the Thermomicrobium sp. 4228-Ro genome contains:
- a CDS encoding glycosyltransferase family 4 protein, whose amino-acid sequence is MRILVISPLLPIPPYTGGALRIAYLVRALAREHEVTLVAAAPRGTAIGRACEALAPVTVKVVRAGWVPGEPPSWSKRWLQVRSLFTRQSAQYWTFTRALQRAVQPEDLAVYDVVQVEYSVLGLLPIAEQLPLVLDAHNVEYRVLLRTAAHVSPWRRTWLRWEARRLRRDEETAWRHATFCLATSQVDAEEIARTSQRPVVVVPNGVDVDRFPFPDVDSAEPDHVVFVGTYRYFPNVDAVHWFVREIWPRIRAARPAARCSLVGMDPPASVCSLADVPGVDVVGTVPDVQPWLARATVVVVPLRSGSGTRLKILEAFAAGRPVVSTRIGAEGLAVEHGIHLLLADDPVSFAEAVIQLLADREQRWSLARAARELVEREYAWPRVGEKLLAVYRELAAGGGR
- a CDS encoding phosphotransferase family protein translates to MSTPIPSGSGLLRQALAQLYPRGEVSLSVATPVPALQQRAWTITVQRKISGTVREHHFLALLLSSSNGVDPASAYDRAAQCGLPTPTILARADDAEHVLLLCAPPPGVTIEYILRHATAPWKVSAAAVSVARFLVELHQCSPDALGLASSMPDATEHRLGQLRVDAADYPAPIRSILDRMLDWIDRQLVRDAPLAPTLNPVRLAALFTTGGDIDCVLGWEHLALRSPADDIADLVSGMQHFDQAVREQFVSVVTAAYVQRSTAPLQDTPARVLLAHLERMVIVTSARASRAAETTSMPNEGMTVALQRAFRAAQNGLTALARHDFTP
- a CDS encoding DUF429 domain-containing protein encodes the protein MIVFESLIGIDFSAAKDASKRIWIARATPRGERLHIDAVHSAAERFGRTRPHAIDGLVSFLATSAGSLVACDACFGLPLPLVEQPWKEWIHTYPSRFPTAETLRAAGRTADGHERRRLTDRVAGAPFAPTNLRLYRQTDLWLRCILGELVRREVATIAPFQEPEPPKPHLIEVCPAVSLRTWGLPYRGYKGRELVQRAMRSRIARALLEFGIDCSPDVLARLVEQPGGDALDAVLAVVTAWLVSRDGSLQVVLPPEAYREGWIFTGHRPPPAASSR
- the aroF gene encoding 3-deoxy-7-phosphoheptulonate synthase, with the translated sequence MILRLRSDADPHERQRLVTVLRDYGLEVTVLTDGGVPVIGINGRGLPEAFADDLARLPIVEAVVASGKAYRLAARAVRPEGTVVQVGSVRIGGRDPVVIAGPCTVESREQLIRTAEAVREAGATLLRGGAFKPRTSPYSFQGLGERGLELLAEARERTGLPIVTEVLDTEHVELVAQYADVLQIGSRNMMNFALLRKVAATGKPVLLKRGFAATVEEWLLAAEYLLAGGNDQVVLCERGVRGFDPATRFMLDLNAVPLVRQLSHLPVIVDPSHGTGLRELVPAMSLAAIAAGAHGLIVEVHIEPEAALVDGRQSIDPTTLADVVRRIRSVRDAIEEPVTV